GTCACGCTGTCATCAAACATCCCTTCATGCAGATAGGCCAAATTGCGCTTTTCCAACTCAGGCAGTAAATAATCAAACACTTCACGATCACGCGGGTCCGCTTTGATATTGAAATACGCCCCCGGAGACACACGCAGCGCAGTGCGCTCTGCGCCAATACGAGCGATCACCGCATCCACTACTTCCAAAGCAAAACGCGCCATATTGGCCGGCGTTTCACCGTACTCATCGCTGCGTTGGTTAGAATCAAAATGCAGGAACTGGTCGATGAGATAGCCGTTCGCGCCATGAATCTCGACTCCATCAAAACCCGCCAAGCGTGCATTTTCCGCCGCTTGTGCGTAATCGGCCACCAGTTGCTTGATCTCCGCTTGGCTCGCCGCTTTTGGTACTGTGTACTGCAATTCACGGCGGCGTGGCACGCTGCCTTCGACACCGAGAGCTGAAGGCGCTAGAACGTATTCACCCGCAAAAAAGGCAGGGTGAGCCACGCGTCCGGTATGCCATAACTGAGCGAAAATCTTACCGCCATTGGCATGCACGGCATCCGTTACTTTTTTCCAACCAGCAATTTGCGCTTGCGTAAACAGCCCTGGAGTGTTCGGGTAACCTTGAGCATCGGGGCGAATAATGGTGGCTTCGGAAATGATCAGCCCAGCATCTGCACGGCGTGCGTAATACGCCACCATGGCATCGGTCGGCACCAAATCATCATCAGCCATACAGCGCGTCAGTGGCGCCATCGCAATTCGGTTGTTTAAGGTAATCACATCGTTGAGCGCGTATGGCTGAAAAAGAATATCGGTCATTTGAGTTGTCCTTTGGTTGTCTGTTGCGCTTATGCTAGATCATTCTTGAACAATCGTTCAAGAACTTTTTTGAATGAACGTTCAAGATACTTTGTCATCGACTCGGTTTAGCGCTAGAATCGCGCCATGTTCGATGAAGAGAGTGTGTTGTGCGAGTAGCTGAATTTGACCGAGAGCAGGTGTTGCGATCCGCGATGGATGAATTTATGTCCAAAGGATTCAACAAAACCAGCATGCAAGATTTAAAACGCGTGACCGGTTTACACCCCGGCTCGATTTACTGCGCGTTTGAAAATAAGCGCGGTTTGCTGATTGCCGCCCTTGAGCAATACACCAAACAACGCGTCTCGGAATTTAATGCGATTTTCGCCGCACATCCCACCATCTTAGCGGGATTAGAGCAGTACATGGCGATGGTCGTTGATGAGTGCGAACGCGATGAGATCAAAGATTGCTTGCTGCAAAAAGCGCTCAATGAACTCTCTTGTCAGGATGAAGAAGTCGAAACGCTGATCCGCGCCACAGTGGGTACTTGGAAGCAAGGCATGCTTGCGCAATTACAAGAAGCACAGCAGCGCGGCGAGATAAACCCAGACAGTGACTGCGTGCTGCTCACCGAATATTTGGTGATGGGCATTTATGGTTTGCGCTCGTTTGCCCACACTCGGCCGGAAAAAGGCTTACTCAGAAAGCTCGCCGATAAACTGTTGAACGCGATTCGCTGATCCGCCAATGTTGGTCGTTCTGATAAAAAAGCCACAGATACGATCTGTGGCTTTTCACTTTTTTGGCGATATCACACAAAATCGCTGAGCATCCAGAGCGCTAGCAGCAAAAAAACCGCGCCCATCACTTTGTGCTGATAAGTGCGAAAACGCTGATTGTCGACCAGCGAGCGACCAAACACGCCAATCAAAGCCACCAGCAGCAGATTAAACAGCAAGCCGCACACATTCAGTACCATACCCAGCGCGAACATCTGTTCGGCAGAGCTGGCTGCGATATTGGTTGAAACAAACTGCGGCAAAAACAGCACAAAGAACACCAAGGCTTTGGGGTTCAGCAAATTACTCACTAAAGCGCGTTGGTAAAAGGTTTTTGCTACCGCTTGTGACTCATCCAAGGTGGGCGCTTGCGCTGCATCGGCGCGTAGGCAATCCCACGCCATTTTGAGCAGGTATGCTCCCCCCAACAAATGCAGCACATTGAGCGCCAACGGGTTCATGGCAATCAGTGCAGAAACCCCGAGCGCCGCGAGTAAGGTTAAAATCATCCCTGATGTGGCATTGCCCAAGCTGGCAAACAAACCGACTCGGCGTCCGTAGCTCATACTAGAGCTCGCAATCAGCAGCATATCTGGCCCTGGGATCAGCAACAGCGCCAATACCGCGGTGAGATAAACTGGTAATACCGAAACATCAATCATGTTGAAAATCTTGTTAAAGCTGGAAAACGGCGGATTTTATAGGAGACATACCGCCATTTCCATATGAAAGATAATCCAAATAAACTCATTTCTAGCCAGAGATAAAATAGTGCGGATTTCGATTAATACAAAAGCGCAATTTTGTACAAAAATTTTCCTGCACTTTGCAGTAGACTCATTAGGGAAAAGCACAAGGAAGCGTGATGGGCGACTCAGCAGGCAAAATTAAAGAACAAGCAAAATTTCAGATTGCCGAAGAGTTTGGCGGCCTAGAGCTGCTCGATGCGCAATACGAAACGCAGAATTTTTCTCGCCACAGCCATGAAGGCTATACCGTGGGAGTGATTGAGCGCGGTGCACAATCTTTCTACCGCACCGGCGGCACCCATATTGCGCCGCAAGACAGCATTATTTTGGTCAACGCCGATGAAGTGCACACCGGACACTCCGCCGTCGAAGGTGGTTGGGCGTACAAAGCCATGTACCCACTGCCCGAGCAGTTTGCCACGGTTGCCAAAGAGATTGGCGCCAATACCGGCGCGCCTTATTTTCCACAAGCGGTGGTGTATGACCCCGAACTCGCGAGCCAACTGCGCTTAGTGTTTGAAACCCTTGAGAAATCGACTAACCGCTTGCTACGTGAAACCCTGATTTACGCCAGCTTAGTCAAGCTGATGACACGCCACGGCCGCACAGCGCCAAAGGCTGATCAACCGCTATCTGCACTACGCCCATTATTGCTAGTTAAAGAGTTTCTGGATGATTTTCCGCAGGCCGATGTTTCACTCGAAGAGCTGGCACAACTGGCGGGATTAAGTCCTTTTCATCTGGTGCGTACCTTTCAAAAACAGTTTGGTTTGCCACCCCACGCTTATCAAATCCAAGCCCGCTTGCGCCTCGCGAAAACCCTTTTAAAGCAAGGCGTGAGTATCTCAGAAACCGCGCAAGAGTGTGGCTTTCACGATCAAAGCCATCTGCATCGCCACTTTAAAAAAGCGCTCGGCATCACCCCAAAACAGTACGCAAGACCTTAGATAATCAGCACTCGTCACCTGCACGCTACCGCGCAAGATTATCCAAGCTTATCGGCTTATCCCTGTGTTCTGATAACCCTGACGATACCCAAATCTCTTGGAGTTTCAGGTAGGAAGGGTATAAGGTTTTCTTCTATAAATTGGAAAGAGTATGAATAGCCAAGTGTTAACCATTGATGATTCACCTACCCCCACCCGGCTGTTTTGGCAGGGCACAGTCGCTATGCTGCCGTTGAGCATTGCGGTATTACCTTGGGGTTTACTGGCCGGCTCGTTTGCGATTGAAGCGGGGTTATCGGTCATCGAGAGCCAAGCCTTGTCTGCAATCTTGTTTGCAGGAGCGGCACAGTTAGTCGCTATCGGCATGTTTAAAACGGGGGCGGGGTTACTGAGTTTGTTGATAGCCACTTTTTTTATTACCTCACGCCATTTTCTGTACAGCGTATCAATGCGCAGCAAAATCAGCCCATTACCCTTGCGCTGGCGGCTGACACTGGGCTTTTTGCTCACCGATGAGCTGTTTGCGATTTGCGGCGCGCAGTCCGACAAGCAGTTTAATCGCTGGTATGCGTTAGGCGCAGGGCTGAGTTTTTATCTGATTTGGAATTTAGCCAGCTTGGTCGGCATTGTCGCAGGCAGCTATCTGCCCGATCTCAATCAGTGGGGATTGGAATTCGCGGTCGCCGCCACTTTCATCGCGATTGTGATCCCGAATATCAAAAGCTGGCCTGTGCTGATTTCGGTACTAACCGCCTTGGTGTTATCAGTGTTACTCACCGTGATGGGGATTGAAGGCAGCCTAATGTTCGCCAGTATTGGCGCCATGCTCGCCGGCTACGGTACTGAACGTTTATTAGGAGCTCACCCATGATCATGCTTTCGATATTCGCGATGACGGCACTGGTGTTTCTCAGCCGTTATCTGTTTCTTGAACCTAAGCTGCCCCTGCGTTTGAGCCCCACGTTGCAACGCTTACTTAGCTACTCTGGGCCTGCGGTGCTCACCGCGATTTGGGCACCAATTGTGTTTATGCCGGAAAAAACCTTGTGGCTAGAGTGGCACAACCCCTATCTTCTCGCCGCACTGCTTTCTGGTTTACTGGCTTGGTTAAGCAAAAATGTCCTGCTGACGACCGTCGTGGGGATGGGGAGTTTCTTACTGCTCAAGCTGGTGGTATTAGCTTAAGCCCGTAAGAAACGGGCTTAGTGTATGTTAGGAGAGAGGGTGAAAGTTCGGTTATTCAGCCAACCATTCCACTTCAATCAAGGTCTGTTCACCACATTTCAGGCGGCCCACAAAACGGTCGCCTTGATGTACTTCCCCAACGCCTTGTGGTGTACCTGTCATCACCACATCACCATCTTCCAAAGTCAGATAGCTTTTTAGCTCTTGTAACACAGCCTCCGGCGAGTGAAGCATCTGATTAACATGCCCTTTTTGCACACGTACGCAGTTGATCAGCAGTTCCAAATTGAGATCGGCGGCATCCAACCCGTCAAGCGCAACAAATCGGCTCAAGACTGCAGCACCATCAAACGCTTTAGCACGCTCCCAAGGCAAGCCTTTGGACTTGAGATAACTCTGCATTTGGCGCTTGGTCAAATCTAGGCCAATTCCCACCGCGACATATTGTCCCTTTTCAACCAGAAAACAGATCTCTGCTTCATAATGCAAAGGCTCTTGATGGAAGGCGCGCAGATGCGATGTAACCGCTGATGAAGGCTTATGAAACAGCACCATCTGTTCTGGAATGCTATTGTGCAGTTCCTGAATGTGTTCAACATAGTTACGCCCGATACACAGCACTTTACCCACGGATATGTTTCGGTTGGCAAATTGGATATGACTCATCTCTCTTCCTTGACCAGACACAAAGCCGCGATTCTAAACTAATCGCTGATAAACTACGCAGAAATCAATCACACATTTGTGGAAAATGCGCACCTCAGCCCATTCATTATCGAACTCAATCAAGAGTATGGAGAATTTTCTCGCACAACGTTTTTAGGCTAATCAGCTCCTCTAAGCTGAGATCAAATTTACACAGCATCTCATTCGGTACTGAACGTGCCTGCTCCTGCAACGCAAACCCTGCAGGCGTCAAAAATAGCTCACGAACCCGCTCATCACTGCTGCTGCGTCGCCGTTCCACAATTCCTTTCGCTTCCAACCTTTTCAGTAGCGGAGTCAGCGTGCCGGAATCCAAATGCAGCTTAGCACCGAGATCTTTCACATTAATTCCGTTTTGTTGCCACAGTACCAGCAGCACCAAATATTGCGAATAAGTGATATCCAGTTGATCAAGCAGCGGACGATAAGCACGGATTACCGCATTCGATGCACTGTAGAGTGGGAAACAGACCTGATTTTCCAACAGTAATGGATCATGAGTCGGCGTTTGGCAGCTCACTTGTGGAGAAGACATGATTTATCCTCAAAAAATAAATTGCACACAATATACTTGCAAACAACAAAAGACTCGATATAAGATTGCAAACAATTAAATTGCACACAACTTAAATTAAGGAATAAAAACATGAGTACGATTTATCAAACTTCCGCCACCGCTTCTGCAGGACGCAATGGAGTAGTCAGTACCGAAGACAAACTGCTTGAGCTCAATCTCAGCTACCCAAAAGAGATGGGCGGAAGCGGTACGGCAACCAACCCAGAGCAACTGTTTGCAGCCGGTTATGCCGCTTGCTTTTCGAACGCGATTTTGCACGTCGCTCGTGAAGCAAAAGTCGCCTTAAAAGAAGCACCTGTGACCGCCACTGTGGGCATCGGATCCAATGGTCAAGGTGGCTTTGCGCTAAGTGTCGCCCTCGCCGCACACATCGCTTTAGAAGATGAACAAGCCAGACAGTTGGTGACCGTTGCCCATCAAGTCTGTCCTTATTCCAATGCTGTGCGTGGCAACATTGACGTGCAAGTCAGCGTCAATGGTTTAGCCCTGTAATTTCGATTCCCCATTACTCACCACGGCGAAGCGCCTCATTACTCTAGATACGAAATGAGAGAGGGTATCCATCCGCAACGAACTTCGCCGTGTGTTTAGGGATCTATCCTGCTTTTACTTTGTCATCCCTACGCCATAAAAACTCAACCAAAACGTCACCAAATAGAAACGCATTATTCATTTTCAATCAGTACCTTAGCGGCATCAAACGTCGGGCAGTTAAGCCCATCCATTAAAATAGGGTAAGTAAAATGAAAAAGGCAGCAGTTGCTCTCGCCATCGTTTCCGCACTGGTATCAGGTTCTACTTTAGCCGCAACCGTTTATGATGCAGAAGGCACCACGCTCAAAGTTGGTGGCCGTCTGGAATTTCGTGGCGACTTCAACGGTGACGACAAAGGCAAAGAAATTGCCGGCACAATGCTCAACAAGAGCCGTGTACGTCTGAATGTGGCTGGTGAAACGGATATTGGCGCAGGCATGAAAGGCTTCGGTTTCTGGGAAGCAGAACAAGGCGTGAAATCGTCTGCAGGTGCTTCAACAGAGCAAGAAACGACGTTCAAACAACGTTATATGTACGTCGGTATGAAAGGCGATTTTGGTAGCCTTTCTTTTGGTCGCCAAAACACAGCAGGTGTGCAAATTTCTGATCTATCTGATATCGGTACTTTTACGGGTGATCAAAAAGCCTTTATCAGTGCAGGTAACGAGCAAATCAACAACACCATCGCTTACGGTTATGACTTCGAAAGCTTTAAGCTAAAAGCGAGCTACATTGCTGATGATGAGAAAAATGCCGACGGCTTTGGTATTTCTGGCATTTATTCAACGCCCTTTGGCTTGGATCTTGGCTTAGGCTATGCCGCTAACGATCTTGGCACGGATAACGGTTCAGCAGATCAAATTATTGCAGGCCTAGGTTACACCATGGGGGATCTCTACTTTGGTGCCACTTACACCACTGGTGATAAAGATGACAAAGCCGATACACAATTCACGGGCATCGAAACCTCTGCTCAGTACAAAATTACCAAGCAGTTCCGCCTGATTGCCGCTTACCAAACTCAAGAAGAAGAAACCAAAAATGTCACTAAAGACAAATCGGATTTCTTCGAGCTCACTGGCCGTTACGATTTCACGAAAAACTTCCGTTCTTACATCGCTTACAAAGCGAATGGTTTGGATGACAAAGACGCCGGCTACAAAGTCGAAGACACTATCCGTCTTGGCTTACGTTACGATTTCTAATCTCACCCATCACTCCTGAATTTGTCCTTATTTGGCCAAGCGTTTGCTTGGCCTTTTTTGTTTGAAGGTTTCGAACATCATCAGCAGCCGTAACGATTGGTTTTCTCAACATTACCACGTATGATTCAGCCCACTTTCTGACTACCTCTTTGATTCATGAGTATAAAACACCACCCACTCCAAGGCGCACTTTGGATGCTGACCGCCGGCTTATCTTTCGCGGTCGTTAACAGTATTGCCCAATACGCCAGTATCGAATTTGGTCTACCTTCTACCACTGTTGCCTTAGTGCAATACGCGATTGCGATTGTGGTTATCCTGCCTTATCTCAAAACTCTTGGCATTCGTCAGTCGCTGCGAACTCAACGGTTTGGTTGGCATCTCCTGCGCGTATTTTTGGCCGTGATTGGCATTCAGCTTTGGTTGTGGGCGCTGGCTTACCCGGTTCCCATCTGGCAAGGAATTGCACTGCTGATGACATCTCCCCTCTTTGCTACCATTGGCTCTGGCTTATGGTTGCGCGAAA
This genomic window from Vibrio metoecus contains:
- a CDS encoding alkene reductase, whose protein sequence is MTDILFQPYALNDVITLNNRIAMAPLTRCMADDDLVPTDAMVAYYARRADAGLIISEATIIRPDAQGYPNTPGLFTQAQIAGWKKVTDAVHANGGKIFAQLWHTGRVAHPAFFAGEYVLAPSALGVEGSVPRRRELQYTVPKAASQAEIKQLVADYAQAAENARLAGFDGVEIHGANGYLIDQFLHFDSNQRSDEYGETPANMARFALEVVDAVIARIGAERTALRVSPGAYFNIKADPRDREVFDYLLPELEKRNLAYLHEGMFDDSVTFDFLGGRVSTYLRQHYSKTLMGVGGFSAETGATAIENNEFDLLAIGRPFIANPDYIARVQKGEELKAYQDSMLTELY
- a CDS encoding TetR/AcrR family transcriptional regulator translates to MRVAEFDREQVLRSAMDEFMSKGFNKTSMQDLKRVTGLHPGSIYCAFENKRGLLIAALEQYTKQRVSEFNAIFAAHPTILAGLEQYMAMVVDECERDEIKDCLLQKALNELSCQDEEVETLIRATVGTWKQGMLAQLQEAQQRGEINPDSDCVLLTEYLVMGIYGLRSFAHTRPEKGLLRKLADKLLNAIR
- a CDS encoding LysE family translocator; this translates as MIDVSVLPVYLTAVLALLLIPGPDMLLIASSSMSYGRRVGLFASLGNATSGMILTLLAALGVSALIAMNPLALNVLHLLGGAYLLKMAWDCLRADAAQAPTLDESQAVAKTFYQRALVSNLLNPKALVFFVLFLPQFVSTNIAASSAEQMFALGMVLNVCGLLFNLLLVALIGVFGRSLVDNQRFRTYQHKVMGAVFLLLALWMLSDFV
- a CDS encoding AraC family transcriptional regulator, producing the protein MGDSAGKIKEQAKFQIAEEFGGLELLDAQYETQNFSRHSHEGYTVGVIERGAQSFYRTGGTHIAPQDSIILVNADEVHTGHSAVEGGWAYKAMYPLPEQFATVAKEIGANTGAPYFPQAVVYDPELASQLRLVFETLEKSTNRLLRETLIYASLVKLMTRHGRTAPKADQPLSALRPLLLVKEFLDDFPQADVSLEELAQLAGLSPFHLVRTFQKQFGLPPHAYQIQARLRLAKTLLKQGVSISETAQECGFHDQSHLHRHFKKALGITPKQYARP
- a CDS encoding AzlC family ABC transporter permease, which produces MNSQVLTIDDSPTPTRLFWQGTVAMLPLSIAVLPWGLLAGSFAIEAGLSVIESQALSAILFAGAAQLVAIGMFKTGAGLLSLLIATFFITSRHFLYSVSMRSKISPLPLRWRLTLGFLLTDELFAICGAQSDKQFNRWYALGAGLSFYLIWNLASLVGIVAGSYLPDLNQWGLEFAVAATFIAIVIPNIKSWPVLISVLTALVLSVLLTVMGIEGSLMFASIGAMLAGYGTERLLGAHP
- a CDS encoding AzlD domain-containing protein, whose product is MIMLSIFAMTALVFLSRYLFLEPKLPLRLSPTLQRLLSYSGPAVLTAIWAPIVFMPEKTLWLEWHNPYLLAALLSGLLAWLSKNVLLTTVVGMGSFLLLKLVVLA
- a CDS encoding fumarylacetoacetate hydrolase family protein, with the translated sequence MSHIQFANRNISVGKVLCIGRNYVEHIQELHNSIPEQMVLFHKPSSAVTSHLRAFHQEPLHYEAEICFLVEKGQYVAVGIGLDLTKRQMQSYLKSKGLPWERAKAFDGAAVLSRFVALDGLDAADLNLELLINCVRVQKGHVNQMLHSPEAVLQELKSYLTLEDGDVVMTGTPQGVGEVHQGDRFVGRLKCGEQTLIEVEWLAE
- a CDS encoding MarR family winged helix-turn-helix transcriptional regulator gives rise to the protein MSSPQVSCQTPTHDPLLLENQVCFPLYSASNAVIRAYRPLLDQLDITYSQYLVLLVLWQQNGINVKDLGAKLHLDSGTLTPLLKRLEAKGIVERRRSSSDERVRELFLTPAGFALQEQARSVPNEMLCKFDLSLEELISLKTLCEKILHTLD
- a CDS encoding organic hydroperoxide resistance protein, whose protein sequence is MSTIYQTSATASAGRNGVVSTEDKLLELNLSYPKEMGGSGTATNPEQLFAAGYAACFSNAILHVAREAKVALKEAPVTATVGIGSNGQGGFALSVALAAHIALEDEQARQLVTVAHQVCPYSNAVRGNIDVQVSVNGLAL
- a CDS encoding porin, translating into MKKAAVALAIVSALVSGSTLAATVYDAEGTTLKVGGRLEFRGDFNGDDKGKEIAGTMLNKSRVRLNVAGETDIGAGMKGFGFWEAEQGVKSSAGASTEQETTFKQRYMYVGMKGDFGSLSFGRQNTAGVQISDLSDIGTFTGDQKAFISAGNEQINNTIAYGYDFESFKLKASYIADDEKNADGFGISGIYSTPFGLDLGLGYAANDLGTDNGSADQIIAGLGYTMGDLYFGATYTTGDKDDKADTQFTGIETSAQYKITKQFRLIAAYQTQEEETKNVTKDKSDFFELTGRYDFTKNFRSYIAYKANGLDDKDAGYKVEDTIRLGLRYDF